Proteins encoded in a region of the Pseudomonas shahriarae genome:
- a CDS encoding DotU family type VI secretion system protein: MHPNDDDRTQFMPRPGGRAPEPARAEPAPLSMPAAPILTGKSQGLNPLESAAGPLLALLTRLRNTIAHPAPSSLRAQLLAYLRQFEERAEAAGVARNEVLLARYALCTALDEAVLSTPWGSASDWGKQSLLITVHNEAWGGEKVFQLLDHCLQSPRERLYLLELLYLCMCLGFEGRYRVMNDGRSQLEALRERTAAAIRSARGEHERELSPHWRGVTVARDRLAQFMPPWIAVAIGLALLLALLFGLRLKLASDAEPVFKNIHALGEIPVQAIDRPVAQPKIIERPRLAGFLVEDIKAGRVAVEDAVDRSVVTIRGDELFASASSSIVDDYQPLMLRIADAIRKVKGQVRVTGHSDNRPIATLRFPSNWALSEARAKSVLEILAAKTGQGERFSAEGRSDTEPVATNATAEGRARNRRVEITVLAEGVE; this comes from the coding sequence ATGCATCCCAATGATGACGACCGCACCCAGTTCATGCCGCGTCCGGGTGGCCGAGCGCCGGAGCCTGCCCGCGCAGAACCAGCGCCTTTGTCGATGCCGGCGGCGCCGATCCTCACCGGCAAAAGCCAGGGCCTCAACCCGCTGGAAAGCGCCGCCGGCCCCTTGCTGGCACTGCTGACGCGCCTGCGCAATACCATCGCTCATCCCGCACCCTCAAGCCTGCGCGCGCAGTTGCTGGCCTACCTGCGCCAGTTCGAAGAACGCGCCGAGGCGGCCGGTGTGGCCCGCAACGAAGTGCTGTTGGCTCGCTACGCGCTGTGCACCGCCCTCGATGAAGCGGTGCTGAGCACGCCCTGGGGCAGCGCCAGTGACTGGGGCAAGCAGAGCCTGCTGATCACCGTGCACAACGAAGCCTGGGGCGGCGAAAAGGTCTTCCAACTGCTGGACCACTGCCTGCAAAGCCCGCGCGAACGCCTGTATCTGCTGGAGCTGTTGTACCTGTGCATGTGCCTGGGTTTCGAAGGCCGCTACCGGGTAATGAACGACGGCCGCAGCCAGCTCGAAGCCCTGCGCGAACGCACGGCGGCGGCGATTCGCAGTGCCCGTGGCGAGCATGAGCGCGAGCTGTCGCCCCATTGGCGCGGCGTGACCGTGGCCCGCGATCGACTGGCGCAATTCATGCCGCCGTGGATCGCCGTGGCCATCGGCCTGGCTTTGCTGCTGGCGCTACTGTTTGGCTTGCGCCTGAAACTGGCGTCGGATGCAGAGCCGGTGTTCAAGAACATCCATGCATTGGGGGAAATCCCGGTGCAGGCCATCGACCGCCCGGTGGCGCAGCCGAAAATCATCGAGCGCCCACGCCTGGCGGGCTTTCTGGTGGAGGACATCAAGGCGGGCCGGGTCGCGGTGGAAGATGCCGTCGACCGCTCCGTGGTGACGATCCGTGGCGATGAACTGTTCGCCTCGGCCAGCTCCAGCATTGTCGATGACTACCAACCCCTGATGCTGCGCATCGCCGATGCCATCCGCAAGGTCAAGGGCCAGGTGCGGGTGACCGGGCACAGCGACAATCGGCCGATTGCCACCCTGCGCTTCCCGTCCAACTGGGCCTTGTCCGAGGCGCGGGCCAAGTCGGTGCTGGAAATCCTCGCGGCCAAGACCGGCCAGGGCGAGCGCTTCAGCGCCGAGGGTCGCAGCGACACCGAGCCGGTGGCGACCAACGCCACAGCCGAAGGCCGTGCCCGCAATCGTCGGGTTGA
- the tssK gene encoding type VI secretion system baseplate subunit TssK — protein MSWNNRVVWSEGMFIGTQHFQQHDRYLENLIDARSRPLSAGAWGFSELLIDQGLLAQGKLAIVSARGLLPDGTPFNIPQDDLAPSPLNIDDNLRDGLVYLALPLKRAGARDTVDEGEPLGAARYLSQVREVRDDNAPFENRAPVAVGSRALRLLTAADGISDYAAIGLVRIKEKRADRALVLDDSYIPPVLDVAASKPLTAFRSELLGLLHQRGEALAGRVVASGAGGASEIADFMLLQLVNRAQPLIQHLSQSSPLHPERLFSELVSLAGEFSTFSTSGRRPEEYPRYQHDDLALSFAPVMQALREALSMLIDSKATPIPIVEKAYGVHVAMLADKTLIDSASFILVVRADVPGETLRARFGQQSKVGSVEHIRDLVNLQLPGIGLLPLPVAPRQIPYHAGSTYYELDRGSEHWQQLIHSGGFAFHIAGQFPGLNLAFWAIRG, from the coding sequence ATGTCCTGGAACAATCGCGTGGTCTGGTCGGAAGGCATGTTCATCGGAACGCAGCACTTCCAGCAGCATGACCGTTACCTGGAAAACCTGATTGATGCCCGCAGCCGCCCGCTGTCGGCCGGCGCCTGGGGGTTTTCCGAACTGCTGATCGACCAGGGCCTGCTGGCCCAGGGCAAGCTGGCCATTGTCTCGGCCCGTGGCCTGTTGCCCGATGGCACGCCGTTCAATATCCCCCAGGATGACCTGGCGCCGAGCCCGCTGAACATCGACGACAACCTGCGTGACGGCCTGGTGTACCTGGCCTTGCCCCTCAAGCGTGCCGGTGCCCGCGATACGGTCGACGAAGGCGAGCCCCTGGGCGCTGCGCGTTACCTGAGCCAGGTGCGCGAGGTGCGGGATGACAACGCACCCTTCGAGAACCGCGCACCGGTGGCCGTCGGCTCCCGTGCCTTGCGCTTGCTGACCGCCGCCGATGGCATCAGCGACTACGCCGCCATCGGCCTGGTGCGCATCAAGGAAAAACGCGCCGACCGCGCCCTGGTGCTGGATGACAGCTACATCCCGCCGGTGCTCGATGTGGCCGCGAGCAAGCCGCTGACGGCGTTTCGCAGCGAACTGCTGGGCCTGTTGCACCAGCGCGGCGAAGCCCTGGCCGGGCGGGTGGTGGCCTCGGGTGCCGGTGGCGCCTCGGAGATTGCCGACTTCATGCTGCTGCAACTGGTCAATCGCGCCCAGCCGCTGATCCAGCACCTGAGCCAGTCGAGCCCGCTGCACCCAGAGCGTTTGTTCAGTGAACTGGTAAGCCTGGCCGGCGAGTTCTCGACCTTCTCCACCTCGGGGCGGCGCCCCGAGGAATACCCGCGCTACCAGCATGACGACCTGGCCCTCAGCTTCGCCCCGGTGATGCAGGCCCTGCGCGAGGCGCTGTCGATGCTGATCGACAGCAAGGCCACGCCTATCCCGATTGTCGAAAAAGCCTATGGCGTGCATGTGGCGATGCTGGCGGACAAAACCCTGATTGACAGCGCCAGCTTCATCCTTGTGGTGCGTGCCGATGTCCCGGGCGAAACCCTGCGTGCGCGCTTCGGCCAGCAGAGCAAGGTCGGCTCGGTGGAGCACATCCGCGACCTGGTCAACCTGCAACTGCCGGGCATCGGCCTGCTGCCGTTGCCGGTGGCGCCACGGCAGATCCCTTACCACGCGGGCTCCACCTACTACGAGCTGGATCGCGGCAGTGAGCATTGGCAGCAACTGATTCACTCCGGCGGCTTCGCCTTCCATATCGCCGGGCAGTTCCCGGGCTTGAACCTGGCCTTCTGGGCGATCCGAGGATAA
- the tssJ gene encoding type VI secretion system lipoprotein TssJ: protein MIFRFLLAAASVLLLTACAKDAAPPQAPEAQIDTTRVELHFHAIAGLNPGTTGQPAPVRVRIFELKNAAAFSRADYFALADRAQPTLGLDLLDQDEVVVQPGQQLSIQRDLDPATRQIGLLVGYRELDRAQWRTVLSVPPRQASEYQISLDVRAVRAHLSVSPSSPAQ from the coding sequence ATGATTTTCAGGTTTTTACTCGCAGCCGCCAGCGTGTTGCTGCTGACGGCCTGTGCCAAGGATGCCGCGCCGCCCCAGGCGCCAGAGGCACAAATCGACACCACCCGTGTCGAGTTGCACTTCCATGCCATCGCTGGGCTCAACCCCGGCACCACGGGCCAGCCAGCCCCGGTACGGGTGCGGATTTTCGAGCTGAAAAACGCCGCTGCCTTCAGCCGTGCCGACTATTTCGCCCTGGCAGATCGCGCCCAGCCGACCCTCGGTTTGGACCTGCTGGACCAGGATGAAGTGGTGGTCCAGCCCGGCCAGCAATTGAGCATCCAGCGCGACCTCGATCCGGCCACCCGGCAGATCGGCCTGCTGGTGGGCTATCGCGAGCTGGACCGCGCGCAATGGCGCACGGTGCTCAGCGTGCCACCCCGCCAGGCCAGCGAATACCAGATCAGCCTTGATGTGCGCGCCGTACGTGCGCACCTCAGCGTTTCCCCATCCAGCCCTGCCCAATAA
- the tagH gene encoding type VI secretion system-associated FHA domain protein TagH: MSLCLTITSYHKITPGQCPEKSMDNGVMAIGRSSENDWILPDPERLVSAQHCVIQYKDGRYYLTDNSTNGVELVNAGIRLRRGNSEPLQDGELIRIGDYEIQARIDSGVKVTDSQPFGTDGSNSFEALMGRQGAGVVTPLPTPVIAPQFQGASSMDTLPDLFDFLTPTAVPPPTQPDHVPAEQHDFRPPVAVTVPAPEQPLHSGSVIPEDWDLFGETPTPSISPPPPVIAPPEPPLAPPVLEPARPVADANQPDLLQAFLRGAGLDQLRLDKAQAEAQMESIGRSYRLMVEGLIDVLRARSSLKGEFRMQQTTIQPVENNPLKFAPNADEALLLLLRHGNQAFMAPDLAVRDSFDDLRAHQLAVMAGVEAAIKHLLTRFEPAQLEERMGKPGGLSSLFNGSRQAQYWQQFTELYNSISREAQEDFQDLFGREFSRAYEAHSARQRR; encoded by the coding sequence ATGTCACTGTGTTTGACTATTACTAGTTATCACAAGATCACCCCAGGTCAATGTCCGGAAAAGTCCATGGATAATGGAGTGATGGCAATTGGCCGCTCCAGTGAAAACGACTGGATATTGCCTGATCCAGAACGTTTGGTCTCCGCGCAACATTGCGTTATTCAATACAAAGATGGTCGTTACTATCTAACCGATAACAGTACTAATGGTGTGGAATTGGTTAACGCCGGCATTCGTTTGCGCCGGGGAAACAGTGAGCCATTACAAGACGGTGAATTGATCCGCATCGGCGACTACGAGATCCAGGCACGGATTGATTCCGGGGTGAAGGTGACCGACAGCCAGCCTTTCGGCACTGACGGCTCCAACAGTTTCGAAGCCCTCATGGGGCGCCAGGGTGCCGGTGTGGTCACGCCGCTGCCGACCCCGGTGATCGCCCCACAGTTCCAGGGTGCGTCGTCAATGGACACGCTACCGGACCTGTTTGATTTCCTCACGCCGACGGCCGTACCGCCGCCCACCCAGCCTGACCATGTACCGGCTGAGCAGCATGATTTCCGCCCGCCCGTGGCGGTTACCGTGCCCGCCCCCGAGCAGCCGTTGCACTCAGGGTCGGTGATTCCAGAAGACTGGGATCTGTTTGGCGAAACACCTACGCCGTCGATCAGCCCGCCACCACCTGTCATCGCGCCGCCTGAGCCGCCCCTCGCGCCCCCTGTGCTCGAGCCTGCGCGCCCTGTGGCAGACGCCAACCAGCCCGATTTGCTGCAAGCCTTCCTGCGTGGTGCCGGTCTCGATCAACTGCGCCTGGACAAGGCCCAGGCCGAGGCGCAGATGGAAAGCATCGGCCGCAGCTACCGGCTGATGGTCGAAGGCTTGATCGACGTACTGCGCGCACGCAGCAGCCTCAAGGGCGAGTTCCGCATGCAGCAGACGACGATCCAGCCGGTGGAAAACAATCCGTTGAAATTCGCCCCGAATGCCGACGAAGCGTTACTGCTGCTGCTACGCCACGGCAACCAAGCGTTTATGGCGCCGGACCTGGCCGTGCGCGACAGTTTCGACGACCTGCGCGCGCACCAACTGGCGGTGATGGCCGGTGTCGAAGCGGCCATCAAGCATCTGTTGACGCGCTTCGAGCCGGCCCAATTGGAAGAGCGCATGGGCAAGCCCGGCGGGCTGTCGAGCCTGTTCAACGGTTCGCGCCAGGCCCAGTACTGGCAACAGTTCACTGAGCTCTACAACAGTATTTCCCGTGAGGCCCAGGAGGATTTCCAGGACCTGTTCGGCCGTGAATTCAGCCGGGCCTATGAAGCACACAGCGCACGACAGCGGCGCTGA
- the tssA gene encoding type VI secretion system protein TssA produces the protein MDVPLLLTAVSATSPCGEDLEYDADFLHLERAAQGQPERSMGDAILPAEPPDWRSIQQQCLDLLQRSKDLRITHFLLQSSLALQGVGGLASVLTLISELLQQYWADLHPRLDADDHNDPTVRINALAGMTCDTNIRLLRESVLTRSRAFGPVSLRGALNASGLQSFPGETLGTEQLAGAFLDSDPEQLQATHAALVEARAACETIEKHVSEQVGSAQGVDLGALKHLLKQALQIFSQFAAQSGDSREPEVVSDDSHASVEHAAAPAAPRNTGDIASRDEVLRDLDRILAYYTRHEPSSPLPVLLNRAKNLVHADFATIVRNLIPDGMSQFENLRGPDGE, from the coding sequence GTGGATGTGCCGCTGCTGCTCACCGCTGTTTCCGCGACTTCGCCGTGTGGCGAAGACTTGGAATATGACGCGGATTTCCTGCACTTGGAACGTGCTGCCCAGGGTCAACCTGAGCGCAGCATGGGCGACGCCATTTTGCCCGCCGAGCCGCCAGACTGGCGCAGCATCCAGCAACAGTGCCTGGACTTGCTGCAGCGCAGCAAAGACCTGCGCATCACTCATTTTTTGCTGCAAAGCTCCCTCGCCCTGCAAGGTGTTGGCGGGCTGGCCAGCGTCCTGACCCTGATCAGTGAACTGCTCCAGCAGTACTGGGCCGATCTGCATCCACGCCTGGATGCCGATGACCACAACGACCCCACCGTACGCATCAACGCCCTCGCGGGAATGACCTGCGACACGAACATCCGCCTGCTGCGCGAAAGTGTCCTCACGCGCTCGCGGGCGTTTGGCCCCGTGAGCCTGCGTGGCGCCCTGAACGCCAGCGGCCTGCAAAGTTTCCCCGGCGAAACCCTTGGTACCGAGCAACTGGCCGGAGCCTTCCTCGACAGTGATCCAGAGCAGCTGCAAGCCACCCACGCAGCCCTCGTCGAGGCCCGTGCGGCCTGTGAAACCATTGAAAAACACGTCAGCGAGCAAGTCGGTTCCGCCCAGGGCGTAGACCTCGGCGCGCTGAAACACCTGCTCAAGCAGGCCCTGCAGATTTTCAGCCAGTTCGCTGCGCAGAGCGGCGACAGCCGTGAACCCGAAGTTGTCAGTGACGACAGCCACGCCTCGGTCGAACACGCCGCCGCCCCTGCCGCACCCCGCAATACTGGCGACATCGCCAGCCGCGATGAGGTGCTGCGCGACCTGGACCGAATCCTTGCGTACTACACCCGGCACGAGCCTTCCAGCCCGTTGCCGGTGCTGTTGAACCGGGCGAAAAATCTGGTGCACGCCGATTTCGCGACCATCGTGCGCAATCTGATTCCCGACGGCATGTCCCAATTTGAAAACCTGCGCGGCCCGGACGGCGAGTAA
- the tssB gene encoding type VI secretion system contractile sheath small subunit, translating into MAKQSSQKFIARNRAPRVQIEYDVELYGAEKKVQLPFVMGVMADLAGKPAEPLAPVADRKFLEVDVDNFDSRLKAMQPRVAFHVPNELTGEGNLSLDITFESMDDFSPAAVARKVDSLNKLLEARTQLANLLTYMDGKTGAEEIIMKAIKDPALLQALASAPKPAGDQ; encoded by the coding sequence GTGGCGAAGCAAAGTTCTCAGAAATTCATCGCGCGCAACCGCGCGCCTCGAGTGCAGATCGAGTACGACGTCGAGCTTTACGGCGCCGAGAAAAAGGTCCAACTGCCCTTCGTGATGGGTGTGATGGCCGACCTCGCCGGCAAGCCCGCCGAGCCTCTGGCGCCGGTCGCTGATCGCAAGTTCCTTGAAGTGGACGTCGACAACTTCGACTCACGCCTCAAGGCCATGCAGCCGCGCGTAGCCTTCCACGTACCCAACGAGCTGACCGGCGAAGGCAACCTGAGCCTGGACATCACCTTTGAAAGCATGGACGACTTCAGCCCGGCTGCCGTGGCGCGCAAGGTCGACTCGCTGAACAAGCTGCTCGAAGCGCGTACCCAGCTGGCCAACCTGCTGACCTACATGGACGGCAAGACTGGCGCTGAAGAAATCATCATGAAGGCGATCAAGGACCCGGCACTGCTGCAGGCCCTTGCGAGCGCGCCAAAACCTGCTGGGGACCAGTAA
- the tssC gene encoding type VI secretion system contractile sheath large subunit, which produces MSENTAREGAQNLGATEETSEFASLLLQEFKPKTERAREAVETAVRTLAEQALAQTDLVSNDAIKSIESIIAAIDAKLTAQVNQVIHHPDFQQLESAWRGLHYLVNNTESDEQLKIRVLNISKTDLHKTLKKFKGTAWDQSPIFKKMYEEEYGQFGGEPYGCLVGDYYFDQSPPDVELLGELSKVCAAMHSPFIAAASPTVMGMGSWQELSNPRDLTKIFTTPEYAGWRSLRESEDSRYIGLTMPRFLARLPYGAKTDPVEAFAFEENTDGADSSKYTWANAAYAMAVNINRSFKHYGWCSRIRGVESGGEVENLPAHTFPTDDGGVDMKCPTEIAISDRREAELAKNGFMPLLHKKNTDFAAFIGAQSLQKPAEYDDPDATANANLAARLPYLFATCRFAHYLKCIVRDKIGSFKEKDEMQRWLQDWILNYVDGDPAHSTETTKAQHPLAAAEVIVEDVEGNPGYYNSKFYLRPHYQLEGLTVSLRLVSKLPSAKSA; this is translated from the coding sequence ATGAGCGAGAATACCGCCCGCGAAGGCGCACAGAACCTGGGCGCCACCGAAGAAACCAGTGAGTTCGCCTCGCTGTTGCTGCAAGAATTCAAGCCCAAGACCGAGCGTGCCCGCGAAGCCGTCGAGACGGCCGTGCGCACCCTGGCCGAGCAGGCCCTGGCGCAAACCGACCTGGTCTCCAACGACGCGATCAAGTCGATCGAGTCGATCATCGCCGCCATCGACGCCAAGCTCACCGCCCAGGTCAACCAGGTGATTCATCACCCGGATTTCCAGCAGCTGGAAAGCGCCTGGCGTGGCCTGCACTACCTGGTCAACAACACCGAGAGCGACGAGCAGCTGAAGATTCGCGTGCTCAATATCTCCAAGACTGACCTGCACAAGACCCTGAAGAAATTCAAGGGCACCGCGTGGGACCAGAGCCCGATCTTCAAGAAGATGTACGAAGAAGAATACGGCCAGTTCGGCGGCGAACCTTACGGTTGCCTGGTGGGCGATTACTACTTCGACCAGTCGCCACCTGACGTGGAACTGCTGGGCGAGCTGTCGAAAGTCTGCGCCGCAATGCACTCACCGTTCATCGCAGCTGCATCGCCGACCGTGATGGGCATGGGCTCGTGGCAGGAACTGTCGAACCCGCGTGACCTGACCAAGATCTTCACCACCCCGGAATACGCCGGCTGGCGCTCGCTGCGCGAATCGGAAGACTCGCGCTACATCGGCCTGACCATGCCGCGTTTCCTGGCACGCCTGCCGTATGGCGCCAAGACTGACCCGGTGGAAGCCTTCGCCTTCGAAGAAAACACCGACGGCGCCGACAGCTCGAAGTACACCTGGGCCAACGCCGCGTACGCGATGGCGGTGAACATCAACCGTTCGTTCAAGCACTACGGCTGGTGCTCGCGCATCCGTGGCGTGGAATCTGGCGGCGAAGTGGAAAACCTGCCGGCCCACACCTTCCCCACCGATGACGGTGGTGTGGACATGAAGTGCCCGACCGAAATCGCCATCAGCGACCGCCGTGAAGCAGAGCTGGCGAAGAACGGTTTCATGCCACTGCTGCACAAGAAAAACACCGACTTCGCCGCGTTCATCGGCGCCCAGTCGTTGCAGAAACCGGCCGAATACGACGACCCAGACGCCACCGCCAACGCCAACCTGGCCGCGCGCCTGCCGTACCTGTTCGCCACCTGCCGTTTCGCCCACTACCTGAAGTGCATCGTGCGCGACAAGATCGGTTCCTTCAAAGAGAAGGACGAGATGCAGCGCTGGTTGCAGGACTGGATCCTCAACTACGTCGACGGCGATCCGGCGCACTCCACCGAAACCACCAAGGCCCAGCACCCATTGGCTGCGGCGGAAGTGATCGTGGAAGACGTCGAAGGCAACCCGGGGTACTACAACTCCAAGTTCTACCTGCGTCCGCACTACCAGCTCGAAGGGCTGACCGTGTCGCTGCGCCTGGTATCGAAACTGCCTTCGGCAAAAAGCGCGTAA
- a CDS encoding Hcp family type VI secretion system effector, protein MAVDIFIKIGDIKGESMDKAHKDEIDVLNWSWGMAQSGNMHVGSGGGAGKVNIQDLSLTKYVDKASPNLMMHCASGKHIDKVKLTVRKAGGESQVEYMIINLEEVLITSLSTGGSGSDDRLTENVTLNFAQVMVDYQPQKADGTKDGGPIKFGWNIRSNTKR, encoded by the coding sequence ATGGCTGTTGATATTTTCATCAAGATCGGCGACATCAAGGGCGAGTCCATGGACAAGGCCCACAAGGACGAAATCGACGTGCTGAACTGGAGCTGGGGCATGGCCCAGTCCGGCAACATGCACGTTGGCAGTGGCGGCGGTGCGGGTAAGGTGAATATCCAGGACCTGTCGCTGACCAAGTACGTGGACAAGGCTTCGCCTAACCTGATGATGCATTGCGCCAGCGGCAAGCACATCGACAAGGTCAAGCTGACCGTGCGCAAGGCCGGCGGCGAAAGCCAGGTCGAGTACATGATCATCAACCTCGAAGAAGTACTGATCACCTCCCTGAGCACCGGCGGTTCGGGCAGCGATGATCGCCTGACCGAAAACGTCACCCTGAACTTTGCCCAGGTGATGGTCGACTACCAGCCGCAGAAAGCCGACGGCACCAAGGACGGCGGCCCGATCAAGTTCGGCTGGAATATCCGTTCCAACACCAAGCGTTGA
- a CDS encoding type VI secretion system amidase effector protein Tae4, with the protein MAKPSFINLWANYPTTPTPCDGPWDNQCAIRMSITLNAEKTIKVNKSTYSEPKCAHDHARGAESLANWLWRHHLGRPTILTGSAEDRRTLYQKTGIIFFKDCFARMGQSLEARTGDHIDLWNRGSVTGDFADQAHRSRQVWFWELK; encoded by the coding sequence ATGGCCAAACCTTCGTTTATTAATTTGTGGGCAAACTACCCCACAACGCCAACACCCTGCGACGGCCCTTGGGACAATCAATGCGCCATCCGTATGAGCATCACGCTTAACGCCGAAAAAACCATCAAGGTAAACAAATCGACCTATAGCGAACCCAAGTGCGCGCATGACCACGCCCGAGGCGCGGAGTCATTGGCTAACTGGCTGTGGCGTCATCATCTCGGTCGCCCAACCATTCTTACGGGCAGCGCCGAGGACCGTCGTACGCTTTACCAAAAAACCGGGATTATTTTCTTCAAAGATTGTTTTGCCCGGATGGGACAATCTCTGGAAGCACGTACCGGCGACCATATTGACCTATGGAACCGAGGCTCAGTAACGGGTGACTTTGCCGACCAGGCGCACCGATCCCGACAGGTCTGGTTCTGGGAGTTGAAATGA
- the tssE gene encoding type VI secretion system baseplate subunit TssE yields MVTEIATRDRLQPSLLDRLTDDEPSNPKESADKRVLSLTQLKASVLRDLAWLLNTTSLLSADATLHTPAGTSVINYGLPALAGNSASSVDINALEALIYQAIATFEPRILRHTLRVKARVAHGEMNHNALSFEIEGDLWAQPVPLRLLLQTDLDLESGHVRVVNADQRRRP; encoded by the coding sequence GTGGTAACCGAAATCGCCACCCGCGACCGCCTGCAACCGTCCCTGTTGGACCGGTTGACCGACGACGAGCCGAGCAATCCCAAGGAAAGCGCGGACAAGCGCGTGCTGTCCCTGACCCAGCTCAAAGCCTCGGTGCTGCGGGACCTGGCGTGGCTGCTCAATACCACGTCGCTGCTCAGCGCCGATGCCACGTTGCACACCCCGGCGGGGACGTCGGTGATTAATTACGGCCTGCCGGCGCTGGCGGGCAACAGTGCATCGAGTGTCGATATCAATGCTCTGGAAGCCCTGATCTACCAGGCGATTGCCACCTTCGAGCCGCGCATCCTGCGCCACACCCTGCGGGTCAAGGCGCGCGTGGCCCATGGCGAGATGAATCACAACGCCCTGAGTTTCGAGATCGAAGGCGACCTGTGGGCGCAGCCGGTGCCCTTGCGCCTGCTGCTGCAGACCGACCTGGACCTGGAGTCCGGCCATGTACGCGTGGTCAATGCCGACCAGCGGAGACGCCCATGA